Proteins encoded by one window of Streptomyces uncialis:
- a CDS encoding SRPBCC domain-containing protein, whose translation MVRDRIEREMVLRHPVERVWAALTTAEGLSRWFGSVAEIDLRPGGRAYFRWDDLGQESVATVAVVEPPHRFAFRWGIMFLPEDDASRTLVEFTLAPVPEGTRLRLVESGFAQVSDEAARAAHQANSHGWDSELAELGAYLDAAG comes from the coding sequence ATGGTGAGGGACAGGATCGAGCGCGAAATGGTGCTGCGGCATCCCGTGGAACGGGTCTGGGCCGCGCTGACGACCGCCGAAGGGCTCTCCCGGTGGTTCGGCTCGGTGGCGGAGATCGACTTGAGGCCCGGCGGGCGGGCGTACTTCCGCTGGGACGACCTCGGACAGGAGTCCGTCGCCACGGTCGCGGTCGTCGAGCCTCCGCACCGGTTCGCCTTCCGGTGGGGGATCATGTTCCTGCCGGAGGACGACGCGTCACGGACGCTCGTGGAGTTCACCCTGGCGCCGGTGCCCGAGGGCACCAGACTGCGTCTCGTGGAGAGCGGGTTCGCCCAGGTCTCCGACGAAGCGGCCCGGGCCGCCCACCAGGCCAACAGCCATGGGTGGGACTCGGAGCTCGCCG